In Rattus rattus isolate New Zealand chromosome 3, Rrattus_CSIRO_v1, whole genome shotgun sequence, one genomic interval encodes:
- the LOC116895257 gene encoding olfactory receptor 2AG1-like — translation MELWNSTLESGFILVGILDGSGSPELLCVTITALYFLALTSNGLLLLVITMDARLHVPMYLLLGQLSLMDLLLTSVITPKAVVDFLLKDNTISFGGCALQMFLELALGSAEDLLLAFMAYDRYVAICQPLNYTILMSHKVCWLMIATSWILASLSALGYSIYTLQYSFCKSRMINHLFCEIPPLLKLACTDTSRYELMVYLMGVIVILLPLTAILASYSLILFTVLHMPSNESRKKALVTCSSHLTVVGMWYGGASFMYVLPSPFHSPKQDNISSVFYTIVTPALNPLIYSLRNKEVTGALKRVLRKRLSTQPNL, via the coding sequence ATGGAGCTCTGGAACTCGACCTTGGAAAGTGGCTTCATCTTGGTGGGGATTCTAGATGGCAGTGGCTCTCCTGAACTGCTCTGTGTCACAATCACAGCCCTGTACTTCTTAGCCCTAACCAGCAATGGACTACTGCTGCTTGTCATTACCATGGATGCCCGGCTCCACGTGCCCATGTATCTTCTACTTGGACAGTTATCTCTCATGGATCTACTTCTCACTTCAGTTATCACTCCCAAGGCTGTTGTAGACTTTCTCCTCAAAGACAACACCATATCCTTTGGAGGTTGTGCCCTTCAGATGTTTCTAGAACTGGCACTGGGTAGTGCAGAGGACCTTCTTCTAGCCTTTATGGCCTATGATAGGTATGTAGCTATTTGTCAACCTCTAAACTACACAATCTTAATGAGTCACAAAGTCTGCTGGCTCATGATAGCCACCTCATGGATCCTGGCATCCCTCAGTGCTCTAGGATATAGCATCTACACCTTGCAGTATTCCTTCTGCAAATCTCGTATGATCAATCACCTGTTCTGTGAGATACCCCCATTGCTGAAGCTGGCCTGTACAGACACTTCCAGATATGAACTTATGGTTTATTTGATGGGTGTGATTGTGATACTTCTTCCTCTTACTGCCATCCTGGCCTCCTACTCACTAATTCTGTTCACTGTGCTCCACATGCCCTCAAATGAGAGCAGGAAGAAAGCCCTTGTCACCTGCTCTTCCCACCTGACTGTGGTTGGAATGTGGTATGGTGGTGCTTCCTTCATGTATGTTCTACCCAGTCCCTTCCACAGCCCCAAACAAGACAATATCAGCTCAGTTTTCTACACGATTGTTACTCCAGCTCTGAATCCcctcatctacagcctgaggaataaGGAGGTCACTGGAGCTTTGAAGAGAGTCCTGAGGAAACGATTGTCAACACAGCCTAACCTCTAG
- the LOC116895196 gene encoding olfactory receptor 2AG2-like has protein sequence MEFKNSTLGSGFILVGILSGSDSPGLLCATITALYTLALTSNGLLLLVITVDTRLHVPMYLLLGQLSLIDLLLTSVITPKAVMDILLRDNTISFGGCTLQMFVELVLGGAEDLLLAFMAYDMYVAICHPLNYMILMSPRVCWLMVTASWILASQMALGFTINTMHYSFCKSRHIKHLFCEIPPLLELACADTSSYKLVVYSVGVLMLILPLTAIFFSYARILFTVLHMPSNESRKKALITFSSHMTVVGMYYGALTVMYFLPSSYHNPKQDNILSVFYTIVTPALNPLIYSLRNKEVTGALRRVMGNTCHHPIQ, from the coding sequence ATGGAGTTCAAGAACTCAACTTTGGGAAGTGGCTTTATCTTGGTAGGAATCCTGAGTGGGAGTGACTCTCCTGGACTGCTCTGTGCAACAATCACGGCCCTGTACACACTGGCACTGACCAGCAATGGACTGCTGCTCCTTGTCATCACAGTAGATACCCGGCTCCACGTGCCCATGTACCTTCTACTTGGGCAGCTCTCTCTCATTGACCTTCTCCTGACTTCAGTCATTACTCCCAAGGCTGTTATGGATATTCTTCTGAGAGACAACACTATCTCCTTTGGAGGCTGCACCCTTCAGATGTTTGTGGAATTAGTACTGGGTGGCGCAGAGGACCTTCTTCTAGCTTTTATGGCCTACGACATGTATGTGGCCATCTGTCATCCTCTGAACTACATGATACTCATGAGTCCAAGAGTCTGCTGGCTCATGGTGACTGCATCATGGATTCTGGCAAGTCAGATGGCCCTGGGTTTTACCATTAATACCATGCATTATTCTTTCTGCAAATCGAGGCATATCAAACACCTCTTCTGTGAGATACCTCCCTTGCTGGAGTTGGCCTGCGCAGACACCTCGAGTTATAAGCTTGTGGTTTATTCGGTAGGTGTGCTCATGTTAATTCTCCCTCTTACTGCCATCTTTTTCTCTTATGCACGGATTTTGTTCACTGTTCTCCACATGCCCTCAAATGAGAGCAGGAAGAAAGCCCTTATTACCTTTTCTTCACACATGACTGTTGTGGGCATGTACTATGGGGCTCTGACAGTCATGTATTTCCTACCAAGTTCCTACCACAATCCCAAGCAAGACAAtatcctttctgttttctacaCAATTGTCACCCCAGCTTTAAATCCACTTATCTATAGCCTGAGGAATAAGGAAGTGACTGGGGCTCTGAGGAGAGTCATGGGAAATACTTGTCATCACCCCATACAATAA